Within the Effusibacillus lacus genome, the region ACTTCCCTAAGTTTGATCGGTAAATTCAAAATTATTCTCCAAATATCTTCAATTACTATTTTGTCTAACACCTCTTTTTCAGCTGAAGGGTGTGTTCCTCTGTCAAACATGTAATCAATAAGAATCACTTTCCGAAAAAAGGCAGATCTACGATAATTTATGACAGTATTACGGGTAATCACAAGAAGCCAGGTTTTAATAGACGACTCACCACGAAACGAATCGAGCTTCTCGTATGCCTTGACAAACACCTCTTGTGTAATGTCGTTAGCAAGTTCTTCACTACGAGTTAGGGAAAAGGCATAATTCCATACATCGGGCTCATGCGTAACCATCAGGTCAATTAATACAGTTTTTCTATCCAGTGAACCACCTGCATAGTTTTCCAACTTATTCACCCCTCACTTATTTAGACAAC harbors:
- a CDS encoding RNA polymerase sigma factor, which produces MENYAGGSLDRKTVLIDLMVTHEPDVWNYAFSLTRSEELANDITQEVFVKAYEKLDSFRGESSIKTWLLVITRNTVINYRRSAFFRKVILIDYMFDRGTHPSAEKEVLDKIVIEDIWRIILNLPIKLREVLVLYVQQHLSISEIACLIGVSEATVKSRLYRARNKVSNFLKQEGDLDGKA